CGAGGGCCTGCCGGCGCTGGTGGCGCGGGCGCGCGCCGCGACCGACCTGCCTTGTTACGTGGGTTTCGGGGTCTCCACCGCCGGGCAGGCCCGCACCGCCGCCGCCGTCGCCGACGGCGTGATCATCGGCAGCGCCCTGGTCGCGATCATCGACGGCGCGTCGTCTGCGGCCGACGCGCCCGCCCTGGTGGAAGACTTTCTCGGTGGCGTCTCGGCCGCCATGGAGGAATCGCCATGATCATCGTGATGAAAGAGAACGCGACCGTCGCCCAGATCGGCAAGGTGATCCGAGGCGTGGAGGACATGGGGCTGTTCGCGAGACCTTCGCGCGGCGAGAACCGCACCGTCATCGGCGTGGTGGGCGCAGCGGACGAGTCGCAGCTGGCGCCGCTCGGCCTGATGGACGGCGTGGAACAGATCTCG
Above is a window of bacterium DNA encoding:
- a CDS encoding tryptophan synthase subunit alpha — its product is EGLPALVARARAATDLPCYVGFGVSTAGQARTAAAVADGVIIGSALVAIIDGASSAADAPALVEDFLGGVSAAMEESP